AGGACTTCAATAGAAGGTCCACCCTTCATATGAGACAGCAGTTCAAATGCAAAAGCAGGAGTGATTTCTTCTACAACTGATTCTCCAAGGATGATTTCCTTTAAAAATTTGGCTTTTACACCTGCTGCACTGGTTGTACCAGGCAAAGTATTGTAAATAAAGAATTTGAGAGAATCCTCTCTGTGAGTATGGCTTGTATCTTTGATTTGCTCAATGATTTCGCTCAATAATTCAGCGCCATCGATTGGCTTAGGATGCAAACCCTGAGCTTTACGCTCTTCAATCTCCTTGATGTAATCGTTGTAAGTGTTCATATACTTGTCTTTCTTCTCTATGTTAAAGACAGAATTCTGTTTCAGTTACCCAATTCGTAATTCTGACTGTCCAAATAGATTCAATGCCTTCGGCAGTTATCCCGATATGATTCACCAAGCTATAATAGCGCTGGTAATACACATCCAGATCAAACACCATAAAGCACTGCTTTACGTTAAATATTAACCTCTAAAATAATTGGGTTATCAATTGCTGATTAAGGGACGCAAAATTAAAAAAATATCAAAGTTTTTGCTCCCAATTACCTACAAATAACTACGTAGATCAAACGGTCCTTATTAAAATAGAAAGATTCTAAATAACCTGCCCGCATAATTACCATTTGGCTTATTAAACTCAGAGTGTTCGTACACGGATTGACTCCACTGATTTCCTGATTTCAGTAAAAAGATCACTTAGAATTTCACTTCAAACCCTTAGGGCATCCCGGCACAACTATTGTAACATAATAGATCAAACAAGCAGACGTTGAATACAAAAAACAACAGTTATGAGAAAAACAATTACGCAATTTGCAATCGGAATTTTAGCCATCTTTACTTTTTCGTGCGATGACATAGACAAGCTGACACAGTTTAGAATGAACTACACTGAGTCGGTAACGATTGAGTCCTCTACGGTGATAGGCATCCCTATAGACCTATCGACTCCTAGTATCCCTTCCAATTCAGAATCCACCTTTGCAGGCAACAATACCAGCAAAGATCTAATAGAGGAAATTAGCTTAGAATCGATGACGCTGACAATTACTTCACCACAAGATGGAGAATTTAGTTTTTTGGAATCAGCATTGCTACTAATCTCTGCTGACGGATTGGATGAAGTAGAAATTGCTTACATAGAATCTATCCCTGACGATATTGGCAACTCTATTGACATGGAAGTAACTGGAGTCAATGTGAAAGACTACCTGCTTAAAGATCAATTCTCTCTAAGAATGAAAAGCAGTACAGACAAAACCATCAGTCAAGACCATACAATTGATATTAAGTCAACATTTTTTGTAGACGCAAAGATTTTCGGACAATAAAAAAAGGGGCGAGTGCCCCTTTTTCTTTATTTCTTCAATTCAAAATCGATTAGACATTGAATCTAAAGTGCATAACATCTCCATCCTGCACTACATACTCTTTTCCTTCAATTGATAACTTACCTGCTTCTTTACAGCCGTTTTCGGTCTTGTATTTTTGGTAGTCAGGTATTTTGATCACCTCCGCTTTGATGAAGCCCTTTTCAAAATCTGTATGAATCACACCTGCAGCCTGAGGAGCTTTCCATCCCTTTTTGATCGTCCATGCCCTCACCTCTGTGACACCAGCGGTGAAATAAGTAATGAGGTCTAAAAGTTCATAAGCAGAACGAATCAACTTGTCCAAGCCCGATTCTTTCAACCCGTACTCATCGAGAAACATTTCTTTTTCTTCTGGCTCTTCGAATTCTGCAATCTGAGACTCAATAGCCGCACTCACCATCACTACCATAGCTCCTTCATTGGCTACAGCAGCTTTCAATTTCTCTACATGCTCATTTCCAGTCAGGATAGCTGATTCTTCCACATTAGCCACGTAGATTACTGGCTTGATTGTGAGAAGCTGTAGTGGCCCTACTGCTTCTTTTCTTTCTTCGGTCAGTTCCAGCTCACGAGCATTCTTACCTGACTCCAGCAACTCCTTATACTCTGTCAGAATGGCCACCAAAGTTTTCAACTTGGCATCACCAGACTTTGCAGCTCTTTCGTTTTTCTGAATCTGCTTCTCAATTGATTCCAAATCCTTCAATTGAAGCTCTGTGTCGATTACTTCCTTGTCAGAAACAGGGTCTACCTTACCATCCACATGCACGATATTATCGTCATTGAAGCAACGGGTCACGTGAACGATCGCGTCAACTTCTCTAATGTTTGCGAGAAATTTATTCCCCAAACCCTCGCCTTTGCTGGCACCTTTTACCAATCCGGCTATGTCAACGAACTCGATCACAGTAGGCAATACCTTCTGTGGATTAACTAATTCCTGTAATATTTTTAAGCGCTCGTCAGGAACTGTAATAACTCCGACATTGGGCTCTATCGTACAAAATGGAAAATTGGCTGCTTCAGCCTTGGCATTGGATAGCGCATTGAAGAGTGTAGATTTACCTACGTTTGGCAAGCCTACGATCCCACATTTCAACCCCATTTACTTTA
This is a stretch of genomic DNA from Reichenbachiella ulvae. It encodes these proteins:
- the ychF gene encoding redox-regulated ATPase YchF encodes the protein MGLKCGIVGLPNVGKSTLFNALSNAKAEAANFPFCTIEPNVGVITVPDERLKILQELVNPQKVLPTVIEFVDIAGLVKGASKGEGLGNKFLANIREVDAIVHVTRCFNDDNIVHVDGKVDPVSDKEVIDTELQLKDLESIEKQIQKNERAAKSGDAKLKTLVAILTEYKELLESGKNARELELTEERKEAVGPLQLLTIKPVIYVANVEESAILTGNEHVEKLKAAVANEGAMVVMVSAAIESQIAEFEEPEEKEMFLDEYGLKESGLDKLIRSAYELLDLITYFTAGVTEVRAWTIKKGWKAPQAAGVIHTDFEKGFIKAEVIKIPDYQKYKTENGCKEAGKLSIEGKEYVVQDGDVMHFRFNV